From Deltaproteobacteria bacterium, the proteins below share one genomic window:
- the kdpB gene encoding potassium-transporting ATPase subunit KdpB yields MSDKTKSRRLFEKALVIGAVRDAFKKLDPRLMARNPVMFVVEAGSAFTTALFIHALITGRGEAPAGFILAVSVWLWFTVFFSNFAEALAEGRGKAQADALRKTRKDVTARRLLQPGGDQSLTEDMASALLKKGDVVAVEAGEIIPGDGEVIGGVASVDESAITGESAPVIRESGGDRSAVTGGTRVLSDRLVIRITAEAGETFLDRMIAMVEGAKRRKTPNEIALSILLAGLTIVFLLAVATLYPFSVYAVKATGQGSPVTLTVLSALAVCLIPTTIGGLLSAIGIAGMDRLIGANVLATSGRAVEAAGDVDVLLLDKTGTITLGNREAVNFIPAPGFTERRLAEAAQLASLADETPEGRSITVLAKERFGIRGRDLGEISAIFVPFSAETRMSGVDAGGKKIRKGAVDAVERFVKARGGTIAPKVREAVDELARQGATPLIVAEDEKVLGVIHLKDIVKGGIKERFAAMRKMGIKTIMITGDNPLTAAAIAAEAGVDDFLAEATPERKLTLIRDFQAKGHMVAMTGDGTNDAPALAQADVAVAMNSGTQAAKEAGNMVDLDSNPTKLLEVVEIGKQMLMTRGALTTFSIANDVSKYFAIIPAAFASTYPALGAFNVMGLSSPASAVLSAVIVNALMIVGLIPLALRGISMKPAPAGVLLRRNILIYGLGGLLFPFPLIKITDILLSLMGVK; encoded by the coding sequence ATGAGCGATAAAACAAAATCAAGGCGTCTTTTCGAAAAGGCCCTGGTCATCGGAGCCGTAAGGGACGCTTTCAAGAAGCTCGATCCGCGCCTTATGGCGAGAAATCCGGTCATGTTCGTTGTTGAGGCCGGAAGCGCCTTTACCACGGCGCTTTTTATCCACGCCTTGATAACCGGGCGAGGAGAGGCCCCTGCGGGCTTTATTCTGGCCGTTTCGGTGTGGCTCTGGTTCACCGTGTTTTTTTCAAATTTCGCCGAAGCACTGGCCGAAGGCAGGGGCAAGGCCCAGGCCGACGCCCTTAGGAAAACCAGGAAGGACGTCACGGCCCGCCGCCTTTTACAGCCCGGAGGGGACCAGTCCCTTACCGAGGATATGGCCTCGGCGCTTCTGAAAAAAGGCGACGTGGTGGCGGTGGAGGCCGGGGAAATCATACCCGGCGACGGAGAGGTTATAGGCGGCGTGGCCTCGGTGGACGAAAGCGCCATAACAGGCGAAAGCGCCCCGGTGATACGGGAAAGCGGCGGAGACAGAAGTGCGGTCACGGGCGGCACCAGGGTATTGTCGGACAGGCTCGTTATACGCATAACCGCCGAGGCGGGCGAGACCTTCCTTGACCGCATGATAGCCATGGTGGAGGGGGCCAAAAGGCGCAAGACTCCCAACGAGATAGCCCTTTCCATTCTTCTTGCCGGGCTCACCATCGTCTTTCTCCTTGCGGTGGCCACCCTTTACCCCTTTTCGGTTTACGCCGTGAAAGCCACCGGACAGGGCAGCCCCGTCACCCTCACCGTGCTTTCGGCCCTTGCGGTCTGCCTTATACCCACCACCATCGGCGGGCTTCTTTCAGCCATTGGCATCGCGGGTATGGACAGATTGATCGGGGCCAACGTGCTGGCAACATCGGGCAGGGCGGTTGAAGCTGCGGGGGACGTGGACGTGCTTTTGCTGGACAAGACCGGCACCATCACCCTTGGAAACCGGGAGGCGGTGAACTTCATACCAGCGCCCGGCTTCACCGAAAGGCGGCTGGCCGAGGCGGCGCAACTGGCGAGTCTTGCGGACGAAACCCCCGAAGGCAGGAGCATAACGGTTCTGGCCAAGGAGCGCTTCGGCATAAGGGGCCGGGACCTTGGGGAAATCTCCGCGATCTTTGTGCCCTTTTCAGCCGAAACCCGCATGAGCGGCGTTGACGCAGGCGGCAAAAAAATCCGGAAGGGCGCGGTGGACGCTGTGGAGCGCTTCGTAAAAGCCAGAGGCGGAACCATTGCCCCCAAGGTGCGGGAGGCGGTTGACGAGCTTGCCCGCCAGGGAGCGACACCACTCATCGTGGCGGAGGATGAAAAAGTCCTTGGGGTCATCCACTTGAAGGACATCGTGAAGGGCGGAATAAAAGAGCGCTTCGCGGCCATGCGCAAGATGGGCATAAAAACCATAATGATAACCGGCGACAACCCTCTTACGGCGGCGGCCATAGCCGCCGAGGCCGGTGTTGACGATTTTCTTGCAGAGGCGACTCCTGAGCGCAAGCTGACCCTTATAAGGGATTTTCAGGCAAAGGGCCACATGGTGGCCATGACGGGGGATGGGACCAACGACGCCCCGGCCCTTGCCCAGGCGGACGTCGCGGTGGCCATGAATTCCGGCACCCAGGCGGCCAAGGAGGCGGGGAACATGGTGGACCTCGACTCCAACCCCACCAAATTACTGGAAGTTGTGGAGATCGGAAAGCAGATGCTCATGACGCGGGGGGCTCTCACCACTTTTTCCATAGCCAACGATGTATCAAAGTATTTCGCCATAATACCTGCGGCCTTCGCCTCCACCTACCCGGCCCTTGGGGCGTTCAACGTGATGGGTCTAAGTTCCCCCGCAAGCGCGGTTTTGTCGGCTGTCATCGTAAACGCCCTTATGATAGTGGGCCTGATTCCCCTGGCCCTTAGGGGAATCAGCATGAAACCCGCCCCCGCAGGGGTGCTTTTGCGGAGGAATATCCTGA
- the kdpA gene encoding potassium-transporting ATPase subunit KdpA, with protein MNALIAIKILGFFGLLTLLAMPLGNYMARVYRGENRFSRKILGPLERLLLRMAGVAEDADTHWKTYAKHLLIFNLLGFFAVYALERLQGFLPGNPAGFGAVSPQVAFNTAVSFVTNTNWQAYAGEAVMSQLTQMAGLTVQNFLSAATGMAVAVALTRSFTRNSEDGIGCFWTDLVRGVVYILLPLALVFSVFLVSQGLVQTFDAKAEIALAAPVADSNGNPVESVSLALGPVASQVAVKQLGTNGGGYYNANSAHPFENPTPLSNFAELLAILLIPAAFCFFFGRMVKAQRQGYVLFAVMMAVILPLSFLCAGAELSGNPALDSAGVDQKAGAFQSGGNMEGKEVRFGAAESALWAVATTAASNGSVNATHDSFTPLGGLIPMWLIQLGEVVFGGVGSGLYGMILFAVVAVFIAGLMVGRTPEYLGKKLSAYEMQAASLGILIPPAFVLLGTAMACVTLSGHATVANPGPHGFSELLYAYSSAANNNGSAFAGLDASNLFHTVATGLCMLAGRFWVIVPVLALAGSLARKRTVPASSGTLPTDTVLFAALLLGTLVLVGALTFIPALALGPLVEHLMLFK; from the coding sequence ATGAACGCCCTTATCGCAATAAAGATTCTCGGCTTTTTCGGGCTGCTCACCCTGTTGGCCATGCCGCTCGGCAATTACATGGCCAGGGTTTACCGGGGGGAGAACCGTTTTTCCCGTAAGATTCTGGGGCCTTTGGAGCGCCTCCTTTTAAGGATGGCGGGGGTTGCGGAAGACGCAGACACCCACTGGAAGACCTACGCGAAACATTTGTTGATCTTCAACCTTCTGGGCTTTTTCGCGGTTTACGCCCTTGAAAGGCTCCAGGGCTTTCTGCCGGGAAACCCGGCGGGATTCGGGGCCGTTTCACCCCAGGTGGCCTTCAATACCGCCGTGAGCTTTGTTACCAACACCAACTGGCAGGCCTATGCGGGCGAGGCAGTCATGAGCCAGCTCACCCAGATGGCGGGGCTTACTGTTCAGAATTTTCTTTCAGCCGCAACCGGCATGGCGGTGGCCGTGGCCCTCACCCGGAGCTTCACCCGAAACAGCGAGGACGGCATCGGATGCTTCTGGACGGACCTTGTGCGCGGCGTGGTGTACATCCTTCTTCCTCTGGCCCTTGTTTTCTCGGTCTTTCTGGTGTCCCAGGGGCTTGTCCAGACCTTTGACGCCAAGGCGGAAATCGCGCTCGCCGCCCCGGTGGCCGATTCAAACGGAAATCCGGTCGAAAGTGTCAGCCTTGCCCTTGGGCCTGTCGCCTCCCAGGTGGCCGTAAAGCAACTGGGCACCAACGGAGGGGGATACTATAACGCCAATTCGGCGCACCCCTTCGAGAACCCCACGCCCCTTTCAAATTTCGCGGAGCTTCTGGCAATTCTGCTGATTCCAGCCGCTTTCTGCTTCTTCTTCGGGCGCATGGTGAAGGCCCAGCGCCAGGGATACGTGCTTTTCGCCGTGATGATGGCGGTTATTCTGCCCCTGTCATTTTTGTGCGCCGGGGCCGAGCTTTCGGGAAACCCGGCCCTTGACAGCGCTGGCGTTGACCAAAAAGCCGGGGCTTTTCAGTCGGGCGGCAACATGGAGGGCAAAGAGGTGCGGTTCGGGGCCGCAGAAAGTGCCCTGTGGGCTGTCGCCACAACCGCCGCCTCCAACGGTTCGGTGAACGCCACGCACGACAGCTTCACCCCCCTTGGCGGCCTCATTCCCATGTGGCTTATTCAGCTTGGCGAGGTGGTCTTCGGCGGCGTTGGCTCCGGCCTTTACGGCATGATACTTTTCGCGGTGGTGGCGGTTTTCATCGCGGGACTTATGGTGGGGCGCACCCCGGAGTATCTGGGCAAAAAACTTTCAGCTTACGAGATGCAGGCCGCCAGCCTTGGAATCCTCATCCCTCCGGCATTTGTCCTTTTGGGAACGGCAATGGCCTGCGTGACCCTTTCCGGCCACGCCACAGTGGCGAACCCTGGGCCGCACGGTTTTTCCGAGCTTTTGTACGCCTACTCGTCAGCCGCCAACAACAACGGCTCGGCCTTTGCGGGCCTTGACGCGTCCAACCTCTTTCACACCGTGGCAACGGGCCTTTGCATGTTGGCCGGGCGATTCTGGGTGATAGTGCCTGTCCTGGCCCTGGCCGGAAGCCTTGCCAGAAAGCGGACCGTTCCGGCGTCTTCGGGCACACTTCCCACGGACACTGTGCTTTTCGCGGCGCTTCTTCTGGGAACCCTGGTGCTTGTGGGGGCGCTGACCTTCATTCCGGCGCTGGCTCTTGGACCACTAGTTGAACATCTTATGCTTTTTAAGTGA
- the kdpF gene encoding K(+)-transporting ATPase subunit F, translating into MEFFLYTGGILAALLLVYLFVALLKPEWF; encoded by the coding sequence ATGGAATTTTTTCTCTATACCGGCGGGATACTGGCGGCATTGCTTCTGGTCTATCTTTTTGTGGCACTTCTCAAACCGGAGTGGTTCTGA